The Acidobacteriota bacterium genome includes a region encoding these proteins:
- the recA gene encoding recombinase RecA, with protein MTPTRTKARKQQAGREEAISGALTQIERQFGKGAIMRLGEQENLGIESISTGSLAVDHAIGTGGFPRGRVVEVYGPESSGKTTLALSVVGQAQRAGGAAAFIDAEHALDAEYAEKIGVNIDELLVSQPDSGEQALEIAEMLVRSNALDIVVIDSVAALVPRAELEGEMGDSHVGLQARLMSQALRKLTAIIARSRTTVVFINQIREKIGVMFGSPETTTGGRALKFYSSVRIDIRRIAALKDGDQVVGSRVRIKVVKNKVAPPFRLAEFDIDYGEGISRVGELIDLGIQHKRVAKSGAWFSAGDVRLGQGRENAKQFLRDNADLADEIEAHLRSEMGLPPIVAAAAEESGDRTAAAG; from the coding sequence ATGACCCCAACCCGCACGAAGGCGCGCAAGCAGCAAGCCGGCCGCGAGGAAGCGATCTCGGGCGCGCTCACGCAGATCGAACGTCAGTTTGGAAAGGGCGCGATCATGCGCCTCGGCGAGCAGGAGAACCTCGGTATCGAGTCGATCTCGACCGGTTCACTCGCCGTCGACCATGCCATCGGCACCGGCGGTTTTCCCCGCGGCCGCGTCGTCGAGGTGTACGGTCCGGAATCGAGCGGCAAGACGACCCTGGCCCTGTCGGTCGTCGGGCAGGCGCAGCGCGCCGGCGGCGCCGCGGCCTTCATCGACGCGGAACACGCGCTGGATGCCGAGTACGCCGAGAAGATCGGAGTGAACATCGACGAGCTGCTGGTCTCCCAGCCGGACAGCGGCGAGCAGGCGCTGGAGATCGCCGAGATGCTCGTGCGCTCGAACGCGCTCGACATCGTCGTGATCGACTCGGTCGCCGCCCTGGTGCCGCGCGCCGAACTCGAAGGCGAGATGGGCGACTCCCATGTCGGCCTCCAGGCCCGCCTCATGTCCCAGGCGCTGCGCAAGCTGACCGCCATCATCGCCAGGTCGCGAACGACCGTGGTGTTCATCAACCAGATCCGCGAAAAGATCGGGGTCATGTTCGGTTCGCCCGAGACGACGACCGGCGGCCGGGCGCTCAAGTTCTACTCGTCGGTCCGCATCGACATCCGGCGCATCGCAGCGCTGAAGGACGGCGACCAGGTGGTCGGCTCGCGAGTGCGAATCAAGGTGGTCAAGAACAAGGTCGCCCCGCCGTTCCGGCTCGCCGAGTTCGACATCGACTACGGCGAGGGCATCTCGCGCGTCGGCGAGTTGATCGACCTCGGCATCCAGCACAAGCGCGTCGCGAAGAGCGGCGCCTGGTTCTCGGCCGGCGACGTCCGGCTGGGCCAGGGCCGGGAGAACGCGAAGCAGTTCCTGCGCGACAACGCCGACCTCGCCGACGAGATCGAAGCCCACCTGCGCTCCGAGATGGGACTCCCGCCCATCGTCGCGGCCGCCGCTGAGGAGTCGGGCGACCGCACGGCCGCGGCGGGCTAG
- a CDS encoding TRAP transporter large permease subunit: MTEGGAAAPLRAVVRLAHRVEDGLSSVLLAAMVLLPLAEIVVRQTGTGIPGALPFEQHLTLWVAFLGAALAAREGRLLALATGNFLPEGRFRAIAAVFTGGVSAMVATLLGRASLDLVQIEREGGIEMAAGVPVWVGQAVMPVGFVMLALRLAWKSSELWAGRALAALGIVLGLAIGGNAEAFGELPATPWLVLILASTLLGGPIFAALGGVAAFLFLSDFVPLAAIPAESYRLAVSPTLAAIPLFTLTGFLLAEGGASERLLRVFRALFGWAPGSTAVVCAVVCAFFTVFTGGSGVTILALGGVLFAALSADGYRERFSLGLLTSSGSLGLLLPPALPLILFGIVAEVPIEDLFIGGLIPGLLLIALIAAWGVREGLRKGVAVSGPSVEDLRGPLGAGWWEPLPPALKRFLSVVLEIARAVWAGKWELLLPVVILVAFFSGYATLVETAALAALYAFVVQCLVHRDVKLGKPLLAVFRQCTVLVGGVLIILVVAMGLTSWLVDAQAAQGLLELVQDNIESKLVFLLALNVFLLLVGCLMDIFSATVVVVPLIIPLGLAFGVDPIHLGIIFVANLELGYLTPPVGLNLFLASYRFERPLLKIYRAAVPALIILGIGVLLITYVPGLTLGLLEWLGRS, translated from the coding sequence TTGACTGAGGGCGGCGCCGCGGCACCACTTCGGGCCGTCGTACGCCTCGCGCATCGCGTCGAGGACGGCCTCTCGAGCGTGCTGCTCGCCGCCATGGTGCTGCTGCCCCTGGCGGAGATCGTCGTCCGCCAGACGGGAACCGGCATCCCCGGCGCGCTTCCCTTCGAACAGCACCTGACGCTGTGGGTCGCCTTCCTCGGCGCGGCGCTGGCGGCGCGCGAGGGACGCCTGCTCGCCCTGGCCACCGGGAACTTCCTGCCCGAGGGGAGGTTCCGGGCGATCGCCGCGGTGTTCACCGGCGGTGTCAGCGCGATGGTGGCGACGTTGCTGGGCAGGGCCAGTCTGGATCTGGTGCAGATCGAACGCGAGGGTGGCATCGAGATGGCGGCCGGCGTTCCGGTCTGGGTAGGGCAGGCGGTGATGCCGGTGGGCTTCGTCATGTTGGCCCTGCGGCTGGCCTGGAAGTCGTCGGAACTCTGGGCGGGGCGAGCTCTGGCCGCGCTCGGCATCGTGCTGGGGCTGGCGATCGGCGGCAACGCCGAGGCGTTCGGAGAGCTTCCGGCAACCCCCTGGCTGGTCCTGATCCTGGCCTCCACGCTGCTCGGCGGTCCCATCTTCGCCGCCCTGGGCGGAGTGGCGGCGTTCCTGTTCCTCTCCGACTTCGTGCCGCTGGCCGCCATCCCGGCCGAGAGCTACCGGCTTGCCGTGTCGCCGACGCTGGCGGCGATCCCGCTCTTCACGCTGACCGGCTTCCTGCTCGCCGAGGGCGGGGCGTCGGAGAGGCTGCTGCGGGTGTTCCGCGCCCTGTTCGGCTGGGCGCCGGGTAGCACCGCCGTGGTGTGCGCCGTCGTCTGCGCGTTCTTCACTGTCTTTACGGGCGGTTCCGGCGTCACGATCCTGGCGCTGGGCGGCGTGCTCTTCGCCGCCCTCTCGGCCGATGGCTACCGTGAGCGCTTTTCGCTCGGACTGCTGACGTCGTCCGGTTCGCTCGGCCTTTTGCTGCCGCCCGCGTTGCCGCTCATCCTCTTCGGCATCGTCGCCGAAGTGCCGATCGAGGACCTGTTCATTGGCGGTCTCATCCCGGGGCTCCTGTTGATCGCGTTGATCGCCGCCTGGGGTGTCCGGGAGGGGTTGCGAAAGGGCGTTGCCGTGTCCGGGCCTTCGGTCGAGGATCTTCGAGGCCCGTTGGGGGCGGGTTGGTGGGAGCCACTCCCGCCCGCCCTGAAGCGGTTCCTGTCGGTCGTCCTCGAGATCGCGCGTGCGGTCTGGGCCGGCAAGTGGGAGCTGCTTCTTCCGGTCGTCATTCTCGTGGCGTTCTTCAGCGGCTACGCGACCCTGGTCGAAACGGCGGCCCTGGCGGCTCTCTACGCCTTCGTCGTCCAGTGCCTGGTGCACCGGGACGTGAAGCTGGGCAAGCCCCTGCTGGCCGTGTTCCGGCAATGCACCGTGCTGGTGGGCGGAGTGCTGATCATCCTGGTCGTCGCCATGGGCCTGACGAGTTGGCTGGTGGACGCCCAGGCGGCTCAGGGCCTCCTTGAACTGGTGCAGGACAACATCGAGTCGAAGCTCGTCTTCCTGCTGGCCCTGAACGTCTTCCTGCTCCTGGTCGGCTGCCTGATGGACATCTTTTCGGCCACCGTGGTCGTCGTGCCACTGATCATCCCGCTCGGTCTCGCCTTCGGCGTCGATCCGATTCACCTCGGGATCATCTTCGTCGCCAACCTGGAGTTGGGGTATCTGACGCCGCCGGTGGGCCTCAACCTGTTCCTGGCGTCCTATAGGTTTGAGCGGCCGCTCCTGAAGATCTATCGGGCCGCCGTGCCGGCGCTGATCATCCTCGGCATCGGCGTCCTGCTGATCACCTACGTCCCGGGATTGACCCTGGGCCTGCTGGAGTGGTTGGGTCGATCGTGA
- the murB gene encoding UDP-N-acetylmuramate dehydrogenase, whose protein sequence is MTADIDKGAVSVLQPPLAVNRELRDLLAVVPGVKVREAVPLASVTTLRIGGPADLFVRVESEAALLAVMTLVRECASALHLHGHGSNVLFPDRGIRGVVCRLRGELESVEVEGETVRSGAGVTLARLARDTSKQGLLGLEALSGFPSTVGGAVVMNAGCYGTEIRDVLTEVRVARPGRPVETVPVLRLEPGYRTTNLQGTDAVVTRAEFQLRSGDGAAALRRIDELNRRRWRSLPSGKPNAGSVFRNPQDDFAGRLIEACGLKGLRRGGAEISQRHANVIVNREKAGSADVLELMVAAHRAVRDRFGVELRPEIVLAGDLAEEFWERARSG, encoded by the coding sequence GTGACAGCCGACATCGACAAGGGCGCAGTCAGCGTATTGCAGCCCCCCCTGGCCGTCAACCGCGAACTCAGGGACCTGCTCGCCGTGGTTCCCGGCGTGAAGGTGCGCGAAGCCGTTCCGCTGGCGTCGGTGACGACGCTTCGCATCGGCGGTCCCGCGGACCTCTTCGTCCGCGTGGAGTCCGAGGCGGCGCTGCTCGCGGTCATGACCCTGGTCCGGGAGTGCGCGAGCGCCCTGCATCTGCACGGTCACGGCTCGAACGTCCTGTTTCCGGACCGCGGCATTCGTGGTGTGGTGTGCCGGCTCCGCGGAGAACTCGAGTCGGTCGAGGTGGAGGGCGAGACGGTGCGCTCCGGCGCCGGGGTCACGCTGGCCAGACTGGCGCGGGACACGTCGAAGCAGGGTCTGCTGGGCCTCGAGGCCCTCTCCGGGTTTCCCTCCACCGTCGGCGGCGCCGTGGTGATGAACGCCGGCTGCTACGGCACCGAGATCAGGGACGTTCTCACCGAAGTGCGCGTCGCGCGGCCGGGGCGGCCGGTCGAGACCGTTCCAGTGTTGCGCCTCGAGCCCGGCTACCGGACGACCAACCTGCAGGGGACCGACGCCGTCGTGACCCGGGCGGAGTTCCAACTGCGGAGCGGCGATGGCGCCGCCGCGCTCCGGAGGATCGACGAGCTGAATCGCCGGCGGTGGCGGAGCCTGCCGTCCGGCAAGCCGAATGCCGGCTCCGTGTTTCGCAACCCGCAGGACGACTTCGCCGGCCGGTTGATCGAAGCCTGCGGCCTGAAGGGGCTGCGCCGCGGCGGCGCCGAGATCAGCCAGCGGCACGCCAACGTGATCGTCAACCGGGAGAAGGCAGGCTCAGCCGATGTGCTCGAGCTGATGGTGGCGGCGCACCGGGCGGTTCGAGACCGGTTCGGCGTCGAACTGCGGCCCGAGATCGTGCTGGCCGGCGACCTGGCGGAGGAGTTCTGGGAGCGCGCCCGTTCCGGTTGA
- the dctP gene encoding TRAP transporter substrate-binding protein DctP has protein sequence MRRAAFLRLSPLLAALLVATIAGGPAGAADFTVKMATLSPDGSPWDGFFESMGREWEAGTDGRVSLTIYPGGVAGDEPDILRKMKIGQYHAAALSVSGLADISKDFTVFEIPLFFRSEREMYHVLKELTPGLRAKLDEKGFVLLGWGYVGQVHFFTNRRARTVEEMQRLKIFTWAGDEAMTDWWRQGGFKPVALAATDIVTGLQTGMIDALAVPPIYAMSVQFFKQAKFLADVPLIPMMGAIVVTKRAWNRISEEDREVLIAGGERAENRIFDTIPTLEETAIKLMGSQGLEVVQIVGTEVEDDWKRIARDFAEDMRGRTVPEAVFDRATAVRDAYRKQLEAEAAAPAASDSGR, from the coding sequence ATGAGAAGGGCCGCATTCCTCCGGTTGTCGCCCCTGCTGGCTGCGCTCCTGGTTGCGACGATCGCCGGCGGGCCGGCCGGCGCTGCAGACTTCACGGTCAAGATGGCGACCCTCTCGCCGGACGGTTCGCCCTGGGACGGGTTCTTCGAGAGCATGGGCCGGGAGTGGGAGGCCGGCACCGACGGCAGGGTCAGCCTCACGATCTACCCTGGCGGCGTTGCTGGCGACGAGCCGGACATCCTGCGCAAGATGAAGATCGGCCAGTACCACGCGGCCGCCCTGTCGGTCAGCGGACTGGCGGACATCTCGAAGGACTTCACGGTCTTCGAGATCCCCCTGTTCTTCCGCTCGGAGCGGGAGATGTACCACGTCCTGAAGGAACTGACCCCCGGGCTGCGCGCGAAGCTGGACGAGAAAGGCTTCGTTCTCCTGGGTTGGGGCTACGTGGGCCAGGTGCACTTCTTCACGAATCGGCGGGCGCGCACCGTCGAGGAGATGCAGCGGCTCAAGATCTTCACCTGGGCCGGCGACGAGGCGATGACGGACTGGTGGCGGCAGGGTGGCTTCAAGCCGGTGGCACTCGCCGCCACCGACATCGTCACCGGTTTGCAGACCGGCATGATCGACGCCCTTGCGGTGCCGCCGATCTACGCCATGTCCGTTCAGTTCTTCAAGCAGGCGAAGTTCCTGGCCGACGTGCCGCTGATTCCGATGATGGGAGCCATCGTGGTCACGAAGCGCGCCTGGAATCGCATCTCGGAGGAGGATCGCGAGGTGCTGATCGCGGGCGGCGAACGGGCCGAGAACCGGATCTTCGACACGATTCCGACCCTCGAAGAGACGGCGATCAAACTGATGGGAAGTCAGGGGCTGGAAGTCGTTCAGATCGTGGGCACGGAGGTGGAGGACGACTGGAAGCGCATCGCCCGTGACTTCGCCGAGGACATGCGCGGGAGGACCGTCCCGGAGGCGGTCTTCGACCGGGCGACGGCGGTACGGGACGCGTACCGCAAGCAGCTGGAGGCCGAAGCGGCCGCCCCTGCCGCCTCGGACAGCGGCCGGTAG
- a CDS encoding Smr/MutS family protein codes for MAPEDELQPEDIVEVPIGDEIDLHPFQPREVKDVVESYLDAAYEKGFREVRIIHGRGIGVQRQIVRKVLERDPRVVSFRSGGPGGGGWGATVARLR; via the coding sequence ATGGCTCCCGAAGACGAACTCCAACCCGAAGACATCGTCGAGGTTCCCATCGGCGACGAGATCGACCTCCACCCCTTCCAGCCCCGTGAGGTGAAGGACGTGGTCGAGAGCTACCTCGACGCCGCGTACGAGAAGGGGTTCCGCGAGGTGAGGATCATCCACGGGCGCGGCATCGGGGTGCAGCGCCAGATCGTGCGCAAGGTGCTGGAGCGGGATCCACGGGTCGTATCGTTCAGAAGCGGCGGCCCGGGCGGAGGCGGCTGGGGCGCCACCGTGGCCCGACTTCGATGA